A single Drechmeria coniospora strain ARSEF 6962 chromosome 03, whole genome shotgun sequence DNA region contains:
- a CDS encoding kelch repeat protein, with the protein MSQSSTPSHLPPAPSIFGGPASHASGPIQIDLHGQQPPPPAAAEAANEASDAASMMAEVTPPSAGSSSNTFIMANSPSKTLPVADGYRPKITRTLGQRPACLVNASVTYCGSNQIFAFGGFDQYTDEVYNHVLRLDLATHQWNLVDNYGDIPGVRMGHTATLYQGDKLLVFGGENEHRTYLSDLIIFDLKTAHWTQPQVSGPIPKGRARHAAVLHEDKLFIIGGITGQNNYVLDDICYLDLRTFTWSKAWRFVGRFDHSVYIWGDRVWVFGGLSEDMDKVSDLWWLDLKGSPEFDSRPHFGVFDRHSATGRACGSPRPPYSMAPPAVVGASGYAANSRTAQVNPPSFQLKTYAPTAPGSISSLKFMSGPSIPSQGSGTHYHAYSSGTLLDFLTPAATITPRECSLSALDLGMLRWQKLAEGREIFKSGYRWHYCTMNEEGTKAWLLGCPTDPAATDLGPNGYEEYLSDIMEIDLRRYGFLGNNMTTEPRTESRPSATTRPTESPSKGLGADLAKLFDLPPESGSGTDFVVTALAEGCDEEDVLSSGLIRADDVAGGESWLAADAPTSQPIHVHKLILQARWPHFSRLYNAQMAEFHTKKMHIPEPYTVVRAFLLYLYTDSIRGTVEPDSDATTSLSDVAGLLVMSNIYNIPHLRLLCVNRLAKELDVEHACVIWYCAGLAGEEWLRKRAATFCMTHWGRIVRSRGFLRLPRNALVDLSQEVDMEGRVIAGEELEWGSSSGRYGDTVHSTRKASISSNQTQVLDSEADDDEGMELS; encoded by the exons GATGGCCGAGGTCacaccgccgtcggctggctcgtcgtccaACACCTTCATCATGGCCAATTCCCCGTCCAAGACTCTCCCCGTCGCGGATGGTTACCGGCCCAAGATCACGCGCACCCTCGGGCAGCGGCCAGCCTGTCTTGTCAACGCCTCGGTGACGTACTGTGGCAGTAACCAAATCTTTGCCTTTGGTGGCTTCGACCAGTACACGGACGAGGTTTACAACCACGTCCtccgcctcgacctcgcaACGCACCAGTGGAACTTGGTGGACAATTACGGCGACATTCCGGGCGTTCGGATGG GACACACCGCCACCCTCTATCAAGGGGACAAGCTCTTGGTCTTTGGCGGCGAGAACGAGCACCGGACCTATCTCTCGGATCTCATCATATTCGACCTCAAGACGGCGCACTGGACCCAGCCCCAGGTTTCCGGCCCCATCCCCAAGGGTCGGGCCCGGCACGCCGCCGTGCTGCACGAGGACAAGCTCTTCATCATCGGAGGCATCACGGGCCAGAACAACTACGTGCTGGACGACATATGCTACCTGGACCTGCGCACCTTTACGTGGTCCAAGGCTTGGCGCTTCGTCGGTCGCTTCGACCACTCGGTGTACATCTGGGGCGACCGCGTCTGGGTCTTTGGCGGGCTCAGCGAGGACATGGACAAGGTCAGCGACCTCTGGTGGCTGGATCTGAAGGGGAGCCCCGAGTTCGACTCGCGCCCGCACTTTGGCGTCTTCGACCGCCACTCGGCCACCGGCAGGGCATGCGGTTCCCCCCGTCCTCCCTACAGCATGGCTCctcccgccgtcgtcggcgcctccgGCTACGCGGCCAATTCGCGAACGGCCCAGGTGAACCCGCCTTCCTTCCAGCTCAAGACGTACGCGCCCACGGCCCCCGGCTCCATCTCGTCGTTGAAGTTCATGTCCGGGCCCAGCATCCCATCCCAAGGCTCGGGCACGCACTACCACGCGTACTCCTCGGGCACCTTGCTCGACTTCTTGACCCCCGCCGCGACCATCACGCCGCGGGAGTGCTCCCTCTCGGCCCTCGATCTGGGCATGCTTCGCTGGcagaagctcgccgagggtCGCGAGATCTTCAAGTCGGGCTACAGGTGGCACTACTGCACCATGAACGAGGAGGGCACCAAGGCTTGGCTGCTCGGCTGTCCCACCGACCCGGCCGCGACCGACCTGGGGCCCAACGGATACGAGGAGTACCTCAG CGACATCATGGAAATTGACCTCCGTCGCTACGGCTTTCTCGGCAACAAcatgacgacggagccgcGGACCGAGTCCCGACCCTCGGCCACGACCCGACCGACGGAATCTCCGTCCAAGGgtctcggcgccgacctcgccaagCTCTTCGATCTACCACCGGAATCCGGGAGCGGAACGGATTTTGTCGTCACCGCCTTGGCCGAGGGctgcgacgaggaggacgtccTCAGCTCCGGCTTGATtcgggccgacgacgttgcTGGGGGCGAAAgctggctcgccgccgacgcgcccACGTCGCAGCCCATCCACGTGCACAAGCTCATCCTGCAGGCACGGTGGCCGCACTTCTCGCGCCTGTACAACGCCCAGATGGCCGAGTTCCACACGAAAAAGATGCACATTCCCGAGCCTTACACCGTCGTCCGGGCCTTTCTCCTCTACCTCTACACCGACAGCATTCGGGGAACCGTCGAACCCGACAGCGACGCGACCACGAGCCTGTCGGACGTGGCCGGCCTCCTGGTCATGTCCAACATCTACAACATTCCCCATCTCCGACTTTTGTGCGTCAACCGGTtggccaaggagctcgacgtcgagcacgcGTGCGTCATATGGTACTGCGCTGGCCTTGCTGGCGAGGAATGGCTTCGCAAGCGCGCCGCGACGTTTTGCATGACGCACTGGGGTCGCATCGTCCGCTCGCGGGGGTTCCTCCGCCTCCCGCGCAACGCCCTCGTTGACCTGTCGCAGGAGGTCGACATGGAAGGACGCGTCAttgccggcgaggagcttgAATGGGGCAGCTCGTCGGGCCGGTACGGCGACACGGTGCACAGCACGAGGAAGGCGAGTATTAGCAGCAACCAGACGCAGGTGCTGGAttccgaggccgatgacgatgagggGATGGAGCTGAGCTGA